From the genome of Oryza glaberrima chromosome 1, OglaRS2, whole genome shotgun sequence:
atatgtactgcaTCAATTGTCCAAAGCAATGCCTTACTGATTTGGAGGAGAAACCACAACTATTTTCATTAAATTATAATTGGGTATGGAATTAACAACTACTATATCCTTACTGTTTTTttagaaactatatatatatatattcttattaCTGTTGATATCATCTGGTATCACACATATAAAATTGGGATTGGACATTAACAAACTATATATTGACTGACTGATCAATGCAAGGAGATGAGAATCCAAAAACCAGAATTTGGAAAGTGTTTGGTGGGACATTCCGTTGATCGATCATTTGCAACGGTTGATACGTACTACGTACCCGTGGCGCTACAGTGGCTCCGTATATTTTTTGGCAGATTCGTTGGTTGCAATTGCATGCATAACGTGCCGGACACAATATATCTTTGTATCGTTCTGTGCTGTATCTGTCTAAACAAACCCATTGACCTCACAACCGatatggtgtgtgtgtgtgtaacaATCCTGTATGTTAGTATATCTCACCATGCATGCTATATATTATTTCACTAAACAATGCAGGCCAGGTACGTAGGCCTGTTCAAatgctgtaattttttttaatatttataaaagtatatttgaGTTTTCAAGTTTTACGGTTCTATACTCGATAACGCCCTTTAGGAGggttttttatattaaaatggcaccatctaaattatttttttcacgtGGAAAACACTCGTTAGTCGCGCCAACGGGCATGCAACAATTTTGTAGGCAGCCCCCTTATCACTCTCTGAGAGGGCTTTTTTTCGACCTGACTAAGGGATCGTTTGATTCGGCACTCGATAAAATCACCCCAATTATCAGGTACATTTGCCACATCATATAAATATCCCTTCGGAAGggtgtttttttataaagaaaataacaCCTAGTTGGGGGCATagatttttattgaatttgaaaACAAGAATATactttgtaaatatttaaaaaatatattaaaaaatctCCAAGTGCTTGTGAGAAAGAGAGTTTTTATTTCTGGGATAGGTCGACATAATTTTCTACTACTCCGTCAAAAAGAATCCAATCTTAACGACGAATCTGGAcatttttgggatggaggtgtAGGTTTCATTGTGCCACATAAGAAACTAAGGCCCATAATTAACAGCCCAACAGGAAATGGCCCGCACGTAAGCGCAAAGCCCTGCGCACGTAAGACCCTAGTCCAGTTCTTGGGCCGCACAAAATCGTAATCATGTTACGGCCGTAAGTATCCCGCTTCGGCCCAACTATAATGGGCCGCACGTAATTCACAGTACCTTTTTGGGCCGCACGGGATCGCAAGCCCGTTAACGCCTAACACAAATGGGACCCAAGAGCCCAGTATCCCGGTTGTAGTTGGGCCTCCAAGATGGGCCCAATGAGACAAACCGACGACCTATCGTGTTTGGGCTGTTGGGTGTTTCTGGCCCAACTCGCTTCCCGCTGGAAGGAAGAAAAACTCATTAATTTGTTTCCACTTCTTTTCaagaatcagaaaaaaaaaatgaagggcgTTTTAATTGGTCTCCACTTCAATCATCTCAGGAACAAAAGCATATATATCTTCCACCGACAGCTCTCTACAAGCTCtctctgtcccattttaagtgcagccatgattttttGTTTACAACTTCAATCAGAGGGACTAGTATAGATCACAAAAGTACAAAGTGTATATGTATCCCAGTATATATAAGAACTAAACTTATGTCaggtaaaaaaatgaattaatcagCAAAGAATGAGctactatatatgtatagaaacccaaaaaaaaaagaatacaagaatgaaaaaagaaaaaaaaatgttcagtataactagtactagctagctagtcctGAAGAAGATCAAGCACACGCAGAAGCGTAGGCCTGAACCTTCGCAGGTTGAGCTTGACATCCTGCGTCATGACGATGTCAGCGAGCGCCTTCCACCCCTGGCCATGGATGGCCATGGGGTCCCTGAACACGGCGTGCTCCCTCGGGTACCTCCTCGCCAGGctgctctcctccgccgccacgtgGTACTCCACGTACCTgagctccatcgccgccgccggcgcgccgtaGAAGTTGGTCGCCATCCACTCCATCCTGCCCCACGGCACGATCTGCACCACCACGCCGCCCCGGGGGAGGAACGCCTGGTTCGTCAGCCCGGCGCCGTGGACGCCGACCAGCACGTCGCACGAGTTCACCGCCGACGCGAACCTCttcacgccgccgctgccgccgccgacgccggcctcgGAGACCACCACCTCGAACCCGAGCtccctcgccatggccgccacctgCCGTAGGTTCAGCAGCttcctcgtccgccgccgcgatATGATCAGCATCCTCGGCTTCTTGCCGCTCGTCTCGCCGAGCACCATGGGCTTGTCCCTCCTCAGCCCGTACGCGTGGCGCAAGAACCTCGTGAAGTCGACCATGGTGTATCCCTTGGGGTTCCTCGTCGGATGCTGTCCAAGAATCAGGTCCCTGTCTCTCACCAAGCCCACGATCACATGATCGAAGCAATGGACATCGCCGTCGGAGTCGAAATCGACGACGGCTCGATGCGAAAGCCGCCGGAGCACCGGCTTGTACTTCTGAATCCACCATTGCTTGTAGTTTGCAACGAACAGCTGTACCTTCCCTTTGAAATGGAAGGTGGTGAGGTATAGTGGCACCAGCACGTCTGCCATGTCATGGAAGAAGTTGCCGGTGTAGCCGCCGATGGAGAAGATGACCGCGGGGATGCCATGGCTGACATTGCAGCTGGGAGCATCGCCTTCACTTGCAGCTGATGTGATGGCCACTTCTCTGACGAGAGGCAGCAGGAAGTCGTCCCGGCGAGCGTATGGCCTGATGCGCTGCGGCGCTGCCTCCGCTTGCTGTGATGGCATGGTCAGGATAACCGAGGAAGTCGCCGGAGAAACTCGAACGTCGCCGGACATGTGGCAGACGATTGGCCTTGCATAAGGGAAGCCTTCATCTTTACTCTTGTCATCACAACTGATCTTACCCCTAGGCTTCGGAGCTTCACTCTCTGAAACTGCTGgaacagaaggaaaaaaaaaatcagagataGAATTGGCCAGTATACTTCTATGGCTGATTTTACTGGGGATTTAATCATGTACTAGGAACTATTGAGTGTATCAAGAAATCTCTGAAACTGCtggaaaagaggggaaaaaacagAAATGAATTTGGCCAGTTTTCTATGCTGATTTTACtgagaaattaattaactagGCATAAAATAAGTGCATCAAGAAATCTTTTGTATTATTGTTGTTAACCCTAACCTGTCTGTGGTGATTTTGTCAAAGATTCTTCCTTTCCAGGAGGGGGATCATTCTCTGTAGAGATTGCAACCTGTCTCTCTGATCTTGATTTATTCTCTGAATCTGTCCCATtcttaaaattttcatttttaaacACGGAACCTGCAGAGCATTTTGAATTtgtaaagatttttttaaataaaatacaacCTCTCCCTCACCTCAACTAAAAAACAATGCAAGCATCCTTTATTGGCACCCCTAATCATTAACTGAAAGAAAATTTAGCAGATTCATGCTAACAAGTAGTAATAAGCAGCATTTTGAAAAGATCGTTGATGATACATATATTGATGCTTCTACCAGAATCTACAAGCTGTTTCACACTTTTCAGATAATGGAAGTAAAACAAAGTTGTTCTCTTGCATGATCATTGTGGAATATGTTCTTGCACTTTGCCATCATATTCTAGTCTAACTGTTTTAGGATGCTCGCTCAGTACATCGCACTAGGACATTGGTACATACTTTTATGAATTTCCACTCATCTATAACACAAAGAACAAGATGCATCAGCTCGTCACCTAGAACAAGAAGGGAACAGATAATTATTTTATTACCTGGTTTCCCCTTCAAATTAGCATTGGGGAAGACAACGGTTTCCAGTGACAAAACCCAAGGCCTTTGCAAGTTTTCAACAagaaacttatttaaaaaaagtaactACTCTAGAAACAGCAAGTACAAAGACAATTACTACTCCTAAATATCATTGAAATGAGCCAACTATTTGCATGCATAATTGAGGGCCATCCATATATGATCAAATCAATTATAGAACTGCAAGGGGGCCCAATCAGAAAATCCCAAACCTAGAAAAAGCACAATgtggtagtagtactagtacagtagtactTTGGCTTGCATTGCCCCTGAACCTGATGCAACTGGACTAGTGTTGGCGTGGTCCAGGACACTGATGCCACTCACAAACATGCAGTGATCTGGATGAACAGTGCAAAAGGGGGGGATGCATGCATCAGCTGGAGCAAGAGATAGATGATTCTTGTTCCAGCTCATTTGCTCACCTAATTCCGGCGATCTTGTCGAAATATCTTCATCGACTCTGCCCATAATCAGAGGAGCAACAGGAATTCGAGGTACATTCGTACTGGCGCTGCCTTCCCAAGAACTCACCATCCTGCTCCTGGTTCCAATccctgaatatatatatatacaattcagaaaaaaagaacagcaaAGTAAGATCAAATTGGAGCGAAATGGAAGAGCAGAATTCGAGAAATCCAAGAAAGAACTGAAGAGAGCAGCAGTCTTTTAGTCTCCTTACTTACGCTGGGATTGagacgagagagaggagaagaactTGACGACGCAGAGGCAGATAAGCAGGGCGAGGAGGCACGCCGGAAAAAGCctgacgacggcgaggtgccTGCCGGGCTCGACCTTGCTCAGgttcttggccgccgccgccgctgccgcgaccCTCCCGTTGCTGTGCCTCGgcttcctctccctcgccgccgccttcatggCGACGGCTCTGCCGCCACCGTGCTGCTGCGCCACGAAGGCCATGGCCGCGCGCTCCTGCAGCTCAGCTGCGGCGTGGTCTGGTCTGATTCAGTTGAAGAGGAGACAGTGGAGGAGTAAGTGGAGTCAGGAGGAGCAGTGTGGCGCTGCAGCTGGTGCGACATGTGAGGGGAGTAGAGGTCGCAGTGCAGGGTGGAAAGTGGCCATTATTAGCATTTGCTTTGCTGCATTAGTTTCATTAATTGTACTTACGTCCTGGTTTAACTATGCTGGAGTAATAACCTGTGATTGATTAATTACATTGACATAGATCAGCTACCTTTTCTGTTGAGTTGTACTAACTACTCCTACTTGTACATGAAGGGAGAGCTGCTCCCATCATCGGTGAACGGTGATGTCTGATCTATGGACAGGAGGAATTTCACGGGAATTTTGATGGAACCGAACTGTTTCCTGTAAAATTCCTGCATTTCAAGAAGCTCTTAGGCCCCATTCGTTTCCTTTGAAAACATTGGATGAAGTtttggattttcgtggcacgctttttaaactgctaaatgatgcgtttcgtgtgaaaactttttatatgaaagttgttctaaaatatcagattaatcaatttttcaaggttgtaataattaaaatttaattaatcacacgttattaccatctcgttttacgtaaaatatttaatcttcatctttattttcaggagattcaaacaccatctAAGGTGTTCTTTTTGTTGGATTAGGAACTATTCCTATTCTGAAATGATGGTTATGCAAGTTTTACGATTCTGAAATGATGGTTATGTAACTTGGACATGCAAATGGATCAGACAGTACGCTGCGACCAGTCACTACTCGCTAGTGTCAGTGAATCCAGCAGGATAGGAGTACTTCGATCGCAGGACGTCGAGTGGGACTAAATACTGTAGGGCTTCGTCACTGAAATCAAAATCGATTTTCTCTGAATCCAGAGACCTACCACCGACACGCCGACGCCGGTGAGATGAGTAAATTCAGACAAGGATTAATTACTTGTAACAGCTTCAATTTAATAAGCTTGGATTTGCACGTACAGTTGAAAGGCAGCTGCACAGTGGCCACCCATGTGGCAGTTGGGCAACATGAACACGAGATTGAGCTTCTTCAACAATTAATATTATAAACCCTTTTTGACTTTTAAcctattcaaatattttaattttttaaagatttaattaagtttataaaaaaatatagtagcatttttaacacaaaacaaatatatcatcaaaatatatttaatgttaaatttaataaaattaatttagtatttttgCTAAAttattctataaacttgatcaaattcaataaaatttgactttgaaaaaattgaagtaaaacggaggaagtagtgaGTATTATACTGAAGCTTTTCTCTTCATTTGTACTCCTACTAACTGTACTCTTCCTTGTTCACAATCACAAGCTTGCTGAAAGCCGCCGCTGTATTTGATTTGAAGAAGGTGTGTTCTATGGGCGCATGTGAGATGCTGGATGATACTGTTGCTGCTACATCGGTATACAAGACGAGAGCAAAATTCCAAATGCATCTTCCTTCCTACTACTATCATCCTATCCCATTCCTACATTTTAGTACCTTaccttctcccctccctccctgaCAAACTGAAAAGCTAGCCTCTATACATTCAGACCGTTGTTCACGGGGCCGAGACCAACCAGTGGTTGGTGtacgcctctctctctctctctctctctgcataTCTGCCAACAAA
Proteins encoded in this window:
- the LOC127761851 gene encoding beta-1,2-xylosyltransferease XAX1-like isoform X2; the protein is MAFVAQQHGGGRAVAMKAAARERKPRHSNGRVAAAAAAAKNLSKVEPGRHLAVVRLFPACLLALLICLCVVKFFSSLSSQSQRIGTRSRMVSSWEGSASTNVPRIPVAPLIMGRVDEDISTRSPELGSVFKNENFKNGTDSENKSRSERQVAISTENDPPPGKEESLTKSPQTVSESEAPKPRGKISCDDKSKDEGFPYARPIVCHMSGDVRVSPATSSVILTMPSQQAEAAPQRIRPYARRDDFLLPLVREVAITSAASEGDAPSCNVSHGIPAVIFSIGGYTGNFFHDMADVLVPLYLTTFHFKGKVQLFVANYKQWWIQKYKPVLRRLSHRAVVDFDSDGDVHCFDHVIVGLVRDRDLILGQHPTRNPKGYTMVDFTRFLRHAYGLRRDKPMVLGETSGKKPRMLIISRRRTRKLLNLRQVAAMARELGFEVVVSEAGVGGGSGGVKRFASAVNSCDVLVGVHGAGLTNQAFLPRGGVVVQIVPWGRMEWMATNFYGAPAAAMELRYVEYHVAAEESSLARRYPREHAVFRDPMAIHGQGWKALADIVMTQDVKLNLRRFRPTLLRVLDLLQD
- the LOC127761851 gene encoding beta-1,2-xylosyltransferease XAX1-like isoform X1, with product MAFVAQQHGGGRAVAMKAAARERKPRHSNGRVAAAAAAAKNLSKVEPGRHLAVVRLFPACLLALLICLCVVKFFSSLSSQSQRIGTRSRMVSSWEGSASTNVPRIPVAPLIMGRVDEDISTRSPELGSVFKNENFKNGTDSENKSRSERQVAISTENDPPPGKEESLTKSPQTAVSESEAPKPRGKISCDDKSKDEGFPYARPIVCHMSGDVRVSPATSSVILTMPSQQAEAAPQRIRPYARRDDFLLPLVREVAITSAASEGDAPSCNVSHGIPAVIFSIGGYTGNFFHDMADVLVPLYLTTFHFKGKVQLFVANYKQWWIQKYKPVLRRLSHRAVVDFDSDGDVHCFDHVIVGLVRDRDLILGQHPTRNPKGYTMVDFTRFLRHAYGLRRDKPMVLGETSGKKPRMLIISRRRTRKLLNLRQVAAMARELGFEVVVSEAGVGGGSGGVKRFASAVNSCDVLVGVHGAGLTNQAFLPRGGVVVQIVPWGRMEWMATNFYGAPAAAMELRYVEYHVAAEESSLARRYPREHAVFRDPMAIHGQGWKALADIVMTQDVKLNLRRFRPTLLRVLDLLQD